In the genome of Clupea harengus unplaced genomic scaffold, Ch_v2.0.2, whole genome shotgun sequence, the window CAAAGTGCTCGTCTGAGAGGTGCCATCTCCTGTGGCACTGCCCCCCACTGCTACTGGTGCTGTTACTGGCAGTGGCCACTGCTTTGGCATCCCGGTGGGCATCGGTGGGAGGGGGCAGGGCTGTGCCTGGGCTGTACGGCCCCCACAGCTCACCGCCCTCTGGCCTGCGCCGCCCGCCACACACGCGCATGCGCCAGTCAGCGCCCGCAGGCACTCCCTGCCAGGTGTAAGAGGTGGCAGCGCCACGGTAgagctgtgaggagagagagagagagagagaatgacacagaaggagagagagagagagagagagagagagagagagagagagagagagagaggggtgacagGGTTTAGAAGACAGACACAATATAAAGTGACATGTCATCTTTATAGCATTAAATCAGATCCAAAAATATTTGTCTCAATTCCAAACCTACATGAAATATGTTGGACATTCTACAACATCTTAACCCGTGACATTTCCACAGCTATGTGGTGCTGCAGACTCTCTTTACCTGCTCCACCTCCTTCCCTCGCATCAGCTGTAGTGTGTACGATATAGGGTCTCCTTTCATTGGCTGTAGGGTCTCCCAGGTGACGGAGTACATGTTCCATTGGACTGGCTCAATCTTAGGAGCTtgttagagacagagatgaaaa includes:
- the LOC122132607 gene encoding fibronectin type III domain containing protein 3C1-like, translated to MYSVTWETLQPMKGDPISYTLQLMRGKEVEQLYRGAATSYTWQGVPAGADWRMRVCGGRRRPEGGELWGPYSPGTALPPPTDAHRDAKAVATASNSTSSSGGQCHRRWHLSDEHFALLVLVAFGVVAILFAVLIQYLFLSKD